The following coding sequences lie in one Labrus bergylta chromosome 5, fLabBer1.1, whole genome shotgun sequence genomic window:
- the hp1bp3 gene encoding heterochromatin protein 1-binding protein 3 isoform X3 yields the protein MYWHVMAGKSRVMPIRRAPATATQEKAPPSAAAEKEPEASSEESPSADEEPAASSAATADVEEAKSAAETEPTENGEKADEEDAVAEKEGEASEKKDDKCKDCAAGQCATHCYVLLLRLKDGYKYEKSKTKRVKRTIPAWASVTGSKKVPVTNFAGTQHKVDNILIEAITACNDRSGVSYQSVMKYILKKYPEMELDRKKFLIKKAMKKHLDKGTIKQLKGKGLSGTFAIGKQTASSKKAAQKLEPLGDALPLIITRLCEPKEASYNLIKKYLEQHFPSLNIENRPDVLKAALVKAVEKGHLEQITGTGARGTFQLKRTGNQVLLKGGAVEDAITAAITAMNEPKTCSTTTLKRYLVDANKDRKEYQLVRNLRNTLSKCKVLGWMEQITGHGFTGTYRLSFPFYPSPTILYPEKFNEPAKKNSTPAPKRRRMADSSDEEESEEEESEEESEDEAPAPKRKAQKRPPPKARRPPPAKKSPSASQSKAKGRGRPLAKKSPAKKVVSSGKKRGRLSAAAKKETTTPSKATPVKRGSPAKKPKTPAVKKLTKRGSTRRSYRESSPEEDDVPKETTKSRSRRSKPDESPKEEPAAKKPATKGASRRSEPEESSPKKPAVKRGAKGRKQTGRKTKRGK from the exons GTAAATCTCGTGTAATGCCGATTCGCCGAGCGCCAGCGACTGCGACCCAGGAGAAGGCCCCCCCCTCCGCCGCTGCAGAGAAAG aGCCTGAAGCGTCCTCGGAGGAGTCCCCCTCTGCCGACGAGGAGCCGGCGGCATCCTCGGCCGCCACAGCAGACGTCGAGGAAGCCAAGAGTGCAGCCGAGACGGAGCCCACAGAGAATGGAGAAAAGGCAGACGAAGAAGACGCAGTGGCAGAGAAAGAAGGCGAAGCGAGCGAGAAGAAAGA TGACAAATGCAAGGACTGCGCGGCTGGACAGTGTGCAACACACTGCTATGTTCTCCTACTAAG GCTGAAGGATGGCTACAAGTACGAGAAGTCCAAAACCAAAAGAGTGAAACGGACGATTCCTGCGTGGGCTAGTGTCACCGGCAGCAAAAAGGTTCCCGTTACCAACTTTGCAGGAACTCAGCACAAAGTGGATAATATCCTCATCGAAGCCATTACG gctTGTAACGACAGGTCTGGGGTTTCGTACCAGTCTGTCATGAAATATATCCTTAAAAAATACCCCGAGATGGAGCTCGACAGGAAGAAGTTTCTCATCAAGAAAGCCATGAAGAAACATCTGGACAAGGGGACCATCAAACAG CTGAAGGGTAAAGGCCTTTCGGGAACCTTTGCCATTGGGAAGCAGACAGCCTCATCAAAG AAAGCAGCACAGAAGCTGGAGCCTCTGGGAGACGCTCTTCCTCTCATCATCACTCGGCTCTGTGAGCCCAAAGAGGCCTCCTACAACCTGATCAAGAAATACCTGGAGCAGCACTTCCCCAGCCTCAACATCGAGAACAG GCCAGACGTCTTGAAAGCAGCTCTGGTGAAGGCAGTAGAGAAAGGACACCTGGAGCAGATCACTGGGACCGGAGCCAGAGGGACTTTCCAG CTCAAGCGTACTGGTAACCAGGTGCTGCTGAAGGGTGGAGCCGTGGAGGACGCCATCACAGCCGCCATCACAGCCATGAACGAACCTAAAACCTGCAGCACCACCACCCTCAAAAGATATCTAGTAGACGCcaataaagacagaaaggagTATCAGTTAG TAAGGAATCTGAGGAACACTCTGTCGAAGTGTAAAGTACTCGGCTGGATGGAGCAGATCACCGGTCACGGCTTCACAGGGACCTACAGGCTCTCGTTCCCTTTCTACCCCAG cCCCACCATCCTGTACCCGGAAAAGTTCAACGAGCCGGCCAAGAAAAACTCTACACCTGCGCCCAAGCGGAGGCGCATGGCTGACTCCTCTGACGAGGAagagtcagaagaagaagaatcagaaGAAGAGTCTGAGGACGAAGCTCCAGCCCCTAAGag GAAAGCTCAGAAGAGGCCTCCCCCCAAAGCTCGCCGTCCTCCACCAGCCAAGAAATCTCCGAGTGCTAGTCAGTCAAAAGCTAAAGGCAGAGGACGCCCCCTCGCAAAGAAGTCTCCCGCCAAGAAAGTGGTGTCATCAGGCAAGAAAAGGGGCAGACTGTCGGCAGCAGCTAAGAAGGAAACCACAACGCCATCTAAAGCCACGCCTGTCAAGAGAGGCTCTCCGGCAAAAAAGCCTAAAACACCAGCCGTCAAAAAGCTGACCAAAAGGGGCTCGACGCGGCGTTCTTACAGAGAGTCATCTCCTGAAGAGGATGACGTCCCAAAGGAGACGACGAAGAGCCGGTCTAGGCGATCTAAGCCTGACGAGTCGCCCAAGGAGGAGCCTGCAGCTAAAAAGCCAGCGACCAAAGGGGCATCAAGGCGGAGCGAGCCTGAAGAGTCTTCCCCTAAAAAGCCCGCAGTGAAAAGGGGAGCGAAAGGCAGGAAGCAGACGGGTCGCAAGACCAAGAGAGGGAAATAA
- the hp1bp3 gene encoding heterochromatin protein 1-binding protein 3 isoform X1, which produces MYWHVMAGEPEINEQSLRWRTQAKSDAHFPSVLEIMGPNELSKSRVMPIRRAPATATQEKAPPSAAAEKEPEASSEESPSADEEPAASSAATADVEEAKSAAETEPTENGEKADEEDAVAEKEGEASEKKDDKCKDCAAGQCATHCYVLLLRLKDGYKYEKSKTKRVKRTIPAWASVTGSKKVPVTNFAGTQHKVDNILIEAITACNDRSGVSYQSVMKYILKKYPEMELDRKKFLIKKAMKKHLDKGTIKQLKGKGLSGTFAIGKQTASSKKAAQKLEPLGDALPLIITRLCEPKEASYNLIKKYLEQHFPSLNIENRPDVLKAALVKAVEKGHLEQITGTGARGTFQLKRTGNQVLLKGGAVEDAITAAITAMNEPKTCSTTTLKRYLVDANKDRKEYQLVRNLRNTLSKCKVLGWMEQITGHGFTGTYRLSFPFYPSPTILYPEKFNEPAKKNSTPAPKRRRMADSSDEEESEEEESEEESEDEAPAPKRKAQKRPPPKARRPPPAKKSPSASQSKAKGRGRPLAKKSPAKKVVSSGKKRGRLSAAAKKETTTPSKATPVKRGSPAKKPKTPAVKKLTKRGSTRRSYRESSPEEDDVPKETTKSRSRRSKPDESPKEEPAAKKPATKGASRRSEPEESSPKKPAVKRGAKGRKQTGRKTKRGK; this is translated from the exons GTAAATCTCGTGTAATGCCGATTCGCCGAGCGCCAGCGACTGCGACCCAGGAGAAGGCCCCCCCCTCCGCCGCTGCAGAGAAAG aGCCTGAAGCGTCCTCGGAGGAGTCCCCCTCTGCCGACGAGGAGCCGGCGGCATCCTCGGCCGCCACAGCAGACGTCGAGGAAGCCAAGAGTGCAGCCGAGACGGAGCCCACAGAGAATGGAGAAAAGGCAGACGAAGAAGACGCAGTGGCAGAGAAAGAAGGCGAAGCGAGCGAGAAGAAAGA TGACAAATGCAAGGACTGCGCGGCTGGACAGTGTGCAACACACTGCTATGTTCTCCTACTAAG GCTGAAGGATGGCTACAAGTACGAGAAGTCCAAAACCAAAAGAGTGAAACGGACGATTCCTGCGTGGGCTAGTGTCACCGGCAGCAAAAAGGTTCCCGTTACCAACTTTGCAGGAACTCAGCACAAAGTGGATAATATCCTCATCGAAGCCATTACG gctTGTAACGACAGGTCTGGGGTTTCGTACCAGTCTGTCATGAAATATATCCTTAAAAAATACCCCGAGATGGAGCTCGACAGGAAGAAGTTTCTCATCAAGAAAGCCATGAAGAAACATCTGGACAAGGGGACCATCAAACAG CTGAAGGGTAAAGGCCTTTCGGGAACCTTTGCCATTGGGAAGCAGACAGCCTCATCAAAG AAAGCAGCACAGAAGCTGGAGCCTCTGGGAGACGCTCTTCCTCTCATCATCACTCGGCTCTGTGAGCCCAAAGAGGCCTCCTACAACCTGATCAAGAAATACCTGGAGCAGCACTTCCCCAGCCTCAACATCGAGAACAG GCCAGACGTCTTGAAAGCAGCTCTGGTGAAGGCAGTAGAGAAAGGACACCTGGAGCAGATCACTGGGACCGGAGCCAGAGGGACTTTCCAG CTCAAGCGTACTGGTAACCAGGTGCTGCTGAAGGGTGGAGCCGTGGAGGACGCCATCACAGCCGCCATCACAGCCATGAACGAACCTAAAACCTGCAGCACCACCACCCTCAAAAGATATCTAGTAGACGCcaataaagacagaaaggagTATCAGTTAG TAAGGAATCTGAGGAACACTCTGTCGAAGTGTAAAGTACTCGGCTGGATGGAGCAGATCACCGGTCACGGCTTCACAGGGACCTACAGGCTCTCGTTCCCTTTCTACCCCAG cCCCACCATCCTGTACCCGGAAAAGTTCAACGAGCCGGCCAAGAAAAACTCTACACCTGCGCCCAAGCGGAGGCGCATGGCTGACTCCTCTGACGAGGAagagtcagaagaagaagaatcagaaGAAGAGTCTGAGGACGAAGCTCCAGCCCCTAAGag GAAAGCTCAGAAGAGGCCTCCCCCCAAAGCTCGCCGTCCTCCACCAGCCAAGAAATCTCCGAGTGCTAGTCAGTCAAAAGCTAAAGGCAGAGGACGCCCCCTCGCAAAGAAGTCTCCCGCCAAGAAAGTGGTGTCATCAGGCAAGAAAAGGGGCAGACTGTCGGCAGCAGCTAAGAAGGAAACCACAACGCCATCTAAAGCCACGCCTGTCAAGAGAGGCTCTCCGGCAAAAAAGCCTAAAACACCAGCCGTCAAAAAGCTGACCAAAAGGGGCTCGACGCGGCGTTCTTACAGAGAGTCATCTCCTGAAGAGGATGACGTCCCAAAGGAGACGACGAAGAGCCGGTCTAGGCGATCTAAGCCTGACGAGTCGCCCAAGGAGGAGCCTGCAGCTAAAAAGCCAGCGACCAAAGGGGCATCAAGGCGGAGCGAGCCTGAAGAGTCTTCCCCTAAAAAGCCCGCAGTGAAAAGGGGAGCGAAAGGCAGGAAGCAGACGGGTCGCAAGACCAAGAGAGGGAAATAA
- the hp1bp3 gene encoding heterochromatin protein 1-binding protein 3 isoform X2, which produces MYWHVMAGEPEINEQSLRWRTQAKSDAHFPSVLEIMGPNELSKSRVMPIRRAPATATQEKAPPSAAAEKEPEASSEESPSADEEPAASSAATADVEEAKSAAETEPTENGEKADEEDAVAEKEGEASEKKELKDGYKYEKSKTKRVKRTIPAWASVTGSKKVPVTNFAGTQHKVDNILIEAITACNDRSGVSYQSVMKYILKKYPEMELDRKKFLIKKAMKKHLDKGTIKQLKGKGLSGTFAIGKQTASSKKAAQKLEPLGDALPLIITRLCEPKEASYNLIKKYLEQHFPSLNIENRPDVLKAALVKAVEKGHLEQITGTGARGTFQLKRTGNQVLLKGGAVEDAITAAITAMNEPKTCSTTTLKRYLVDANKDRKEYQLVRNLRNTLSKCKVLGWMEQITGHGFTGTYRLSFPFYPSPTILYPEKFNEPAKKNSTPAPKRRRMADSSDEEESEEEESEEESEDEAPAPKRKAQKRPPPKARRPPPAKKSPSASQSKAKGRGRPLAKKSPAKKVVSSGKKRGRLSAAAKKETTTPSKATPVKRGSPAKKPKTPAVKKLTKRGSTRRSYRESSPEEDDVPKETTKSRSRRSKPDESPKEEPAAKKPATKGASRRSEPEESSPKKPAVKRGAKGRKQTGRKTKRGK; this is translated from the exons GTAAATCTCGTGTAATGCCGATTCGCCGAGCGCCAGCGACTGCGACCCAGGAGAAGGCCCCCCCCTCCGCCGCTGCAGAGAAAG aGCCTGAAGCGTCCTCGGAGGAGTCCCCCTCTGCCGACGAGGAGCCGGCGGCATCCTCGGCCGCCACAGCAGACGTCGAGGAAGCCAAGAGTGCAGCCGAGACGGAGCCCACAGAGAATGGAGAAAAGGCAGACGAAGAAGACGCAGTGGCAGAGAAAGAAGGCGAAGCGAGCGAGAAGAAAGA GCTGAAGGATGGCTACAAGTACGAGAAGTCCAAAACCAAAAGAGTGAAACGGACGATTCCTGCGTGGGCTAGTGTCACCGGCAGCAAAAAGGTTCCCGTTACCAACTTTGCAGGAACTCAGCACAAAGTGGATAATATCCTCATCGAAGCCATTACG gctTGTAACGACAGGTCTGGGGTTTCGTACCAGTCTGTCATGAAATATATCCTTAAAAAATACCCCGAGATGGAGCTCGACAGGAAGAAGTTTCTCATCAAGAAAGCCATGAAGAAACATCTGGACAAGGGGACCATCAAACAG CTGAAGGGTAAAGGCCTTTCGGGAACCTTTGCCATTGGGAAGCAGACAGCCTCATCAAAG AAAGCAGCACAGAAGCTGGAGCCTCTGGGAGACGCTCTTCCTCTCATCATCACTCGGCTCTGTGAGCCCAAAGAGGCCTCCTACAACCTGATCAAGAAATACCTGGAGCAGCACTTCCCCAGCCTCAACATCGAGAACAG GCCAGACGTCTTGAAAGCAGCTCTGGTGAAGGCAGTAGAGAAAGGACACCTGGAGCAGATCACTGGGACCGGAGCCAGAGGGACTTTCCAG CTCAAGCGTACTGGTAACCAGGTGCTGCTGAAGGGTGGAGCCGTGGAGGACGCCATCACAGCCGCCATCACAGCCATGAACGAACCTAAAACCTGCAGCACCACCACCCTCAAAAGATATCTAGTAGACGCcaataaagacagaaaggagTATCAGTTAG TAAGGAATCTGAGGAACACTCTGTCGAAGTGTAAAGTACTCGGCTGGATGGAGCAGATCACCGGTCACGGCTTCACAGGGACCTACAGGCTCTCGTTCCCTTTCTACCCCAG cCCCACCATCCTGTACCCGGAAAAGTTCAACGAGCCGGCCAAGAAAAACTCTACACCTGCGCCCAAGCGGAGGCGCATGGCTGACTCCTCTGACGAGGAagagtcagaagaagaagaatcagaaGAAGAGTCTGAGGACGAAGCTCCAGCCCCTAAGag GAAAGCTCAGAAGAGGCCTCCCCCCAAAGCTCGCCGTCCTCCACCAGCCAAGAAATCTCCGAGTGCTAGTCAGTCAAAAGCTAAAGGCAGAGGACGCCCCCTCGCAAAGAAGTCTCCCGCCAAGAAAGTGGTGTCATCAGGCAAGAAAAGGGGCAGACTGTCGGCAGCAGCTAAGAAGGAAACCACAACGCCATCTAAAGCCACGCCTGTCAAGAGAGGCTCTCCGGCAAAAAAGCCTAAAACACCAGCCGTCAAAAAGCTGACCAAAAGGGGCTCGACGCGGCGTTCTTACAGAGAGTCATCTCCTGAAGAGGATGACGTCCCAAAGGAGACGACGAAGAGCCGGTCTAGGCGATCTAAGCCTGACGAGTCGCCCAAGGAGGAGCCTGCAGCTAAAAAGCCAGCGACCAAAGGGGCATCAAGGCGGAGCGAGCCTGAAGAGTCTTCCCCTAAAAAGCCCGCAGTGAAAAGGGGAGCGAAAGGCAGGAAGCAGACGGGTCGCAAGACCAAGAGAGGGAAATAA
- the hp1bp3 gene encoding heterochromatin protein 1-binding protein 3 isoform X4 — protein MPIRRAPATATQEKAPPSAAAEKEPEASSEESPSADEEPAASSAATADVEEAKSAAETEPTENGEKADEEDAVAEKEGEASEKKDDKCKDCAAGQCATHCYVLLLRLKDGYKYEKSKTKRVKRTIPAWASVTGSKKVPVTNFAGTQHKVDNILIEAITACNDRSGVSYQSVMKYILKKYPEMELDRKKFLIKKAMKKHLDKGTIKQLKGKGLSGTFAIGKQTASSKKAAQKLEPLGDALPLIITRLCEPKEASYNLIKKYLEQHFPSLNIENRPDVLKAALVKAVEKGHLEQITGTGARGTFQLKRTGNQVLLKGGAVEDAITAAITAMNEPKTCSTTTLKRYLVDANKDRKEYQLVRNLRNTLSKCKVLGWMEQITGHGFTGTYRLSFPFYPSPTILYPEKFNEPAKKNSTPAPKRRRMADSSDEEESEEEESEEESEDEAPAPKRKAQKRPPPKARRPPPAKKSPSASQSKAKGRGRPLAKKSPAKKVVSSGKKRGRLSAAAKKETTTPSKATPVKRGSPAKKPKTPAVKKLTKRGSTRRSYRESSPEEDDVPKETTKSRSRRSKPDESPKEEPAAKKPATKGASRRSEPEESSPKKPAVKRGAKGRKQTGRKTKRGK, from the exons ATGCCGATTCGCCGAGCGCCAGCGACTGCGACCCAGGAGAAGGCCCCCCCCTCCGCCGCTGCAGAGAAAG aGCCTGAAGCGTCCTCGGAGGAGTCCCCCTCTGCCGACGAGGAGCCGGCGGCATCCTCGGCCGCCACAGCAGACGTCGAGGAAGCCAAGAGTGCAGCCGAGACGGAGCCCACAGAGAATGGAGAAAAGGCAGACGAAGAAGACGCAGTGGCAGAGAAAGAAGGCGAAGCGAGCGAGAAGAAAGA TGACAAATGCAAGGACTGCGCGGCTGGACAGTGTGCAACACACTGCTATGTTCTCCTACTAAG GCTGAAGGATGGCTACAAGTACGAGAAGTCCAAAACCAAAAGAGTGAAACGGACGATTCCTGCGTGGGCTAGTGTCACCGGCAGCAAAAAGGTTCCCGTTACCAACTTTGCAGGAACTCAGCACAAAGTGGATAATATCCTCATCGAAGCCATTACG gctTGTAACGACAGGTCTGGGGTTTCGTACCAGTCTGTCATGAAATATATCCTTAAAAAATACCCCGAGATGGAGCTCGACAGGAAGAAGTTTCTCATCAAGAAAGCCATGAAGAAACATCTGGACAAGGGGACCATCAAACAG CTGAAGGGTAAAGGCCTTTCGGGAACCTTTGCCATTGGGAAGCAGACAGCCTCATCAAAG AAAGCAGCACAGAAGCTGGAGCCTCTGGGAGACGCTCTTCCTCTCATCATCACTCGGCTCTGTGAGCCCAAAGAGGCCTCCTACAACCTGATCAAGAAATACCTGGAGCAGCACTTCCCCAGCCTCAACATCGAGAACAG GCCAGACGTCTTGAAAGCAGCTCTGGTGAAGGCAGTAGAGAAAGGACACCTGGAGCAGATCACTGGGACCGGAGCCAGAGGGACTTTCCAG CTCAAGCGTACTGGTAACCAGGTGCTGCTGAAGGGTGGAGCCGTGGAGGACGCCATCACAGCCGCCATCACAGCCATGAACGAACCTAAAACCTGCAGCACCACCACCCTCAAAAGATATCTAGTAGACGCcaataaagacagaaaggagTATCAGTTAG TAAGGAATCTGAGGAACACTCTGTCGAAGTGTAAAGTACTCGGCTGGATGGAGCAGATCACCGGTCACGGCTTCACAGGGACCTACAGGCTCTCGTTCCCTTTCTACCCCAG cCCCACCATCCTGTACCCGGAAAAGTTCAACGAGCCGGCCAAGAAAAACTCTACACCTGCGCCCAAGCGGAGGCGCATGGCTGACTCCTCTGACGAGGAagagtcagaagaagaagaatcagaaGAAGAGTCTGAGGACGAAGCTCCAGCCCCTAAGag GAAAGCTCAGAAGAGGCCTCCCCCCAAAGCTCGCCGTCCTCCACCAGCCAAGAAATCTCCGAGTGCTAGTCAGTCAAAAGCTAAAGGCAGAGGACGCCCCCTCGCAAAGAAGTCTCCCGCCAAGAAAGTGGTGTCATCAGGCAAGAAAAGGGGCAGACTGTCGGCAGCAGCTAAGAAGGAAACCACAACGCCATCTAAAGCCACGCCTGTCAAGAGAGGCTCTCCGGCAAAAAAGCCTAAAACACCAGCCGTCAAAAAGCTGACCAAAAGGGGCTCGACGCGGCGTTCTTACAGAGAGTCATCTCCTGAAGAGGATGACGTCCCAAAGGAGACGACGAAGAGCCGGTCTAGGCGATCTAAGCCTGACGAGTCGCCCAAGGAGGAGCCTGCAGCTAAAAAGCCAGCGACCAAAGGGGCATCAAGGCGGAGCGAGCCTGAAGAGTCTTCCCCTAAAAAGCCCGCAGTGAAAAGGGGAGCGAAAGGCAGGAAGCAGACGGGTCGCAAGACCAAGAGAGGGAAATAA
- the sh2d5 gene encoding SH2 domain-containing protein 5: MGETPVKEDSTVITRSAEYLGSFPVDDRCLDDQIEQLHTQLKALKACKKRRPVSIKFSIKGVKMYDEDETTLLMAHALRRVSLSTARPSDAQFAFVSHNPGSPDAQLYCHVFKARHARAAQFLNLVLCRCFQLSYLEKHPEEAQEDSVGSLPRRNPSLLNHGFPLSVSALVSFRRAPFRGLFPGTKKNQKSSDDQLSRQDEVLPTSSPSLVRKKAIRNKVLRSGAYRSFTFTPLKQRSVQERLSASQGKEDKTQKKRSRSLSLAETEEALTQAVWCWDGIATDSSYALLAEDVLGSYLLCPHPKKPKCGSLIIRLPSGLITYLIGNTRKGKFLLEKCKTEFSSIAEMIEHYTEYQGELQCLLSCARVNHCYEWEENTNKQQAVKPYKSLHKAKGKSTHRKEWV, encoded by the exons ATGGGGGAGACACCAGTCAAAGAAGACAGTACAGTCATCACACGATCAGCAGAG TATTTGGGCTCGTTTCCTGTGGATGACCGCTGTTTGGATGACCAGATAGAACAACTGCACACACAGCTGAAGGCTCTTAAA GCATGCAAGAAGAGGAGGCCCGTGTCCATCAAATTCTCCATAAAAGGTGTGAAAATGTATGATGAGGATGAAACG ACACTCCTAATGGCTCACGCTCTGCGcagagtctctctctccaccgCCCGGCCGTCAGATGCCCAGTTCGCCTTCGTCTCCCACAACCCAGGAAGCCCCGACGCCCAGCTGTACTGCCACGTCTTTAAAGCAAGGCACGCCAGAGCA GCACAGTTCCTGAACCTGGTGCTTTGCCGCTGTTTCCAGCTTTCTTATTTGGAGAAGCACCCAGAGGAGGCCCAGGAAGACTCTGTGGGCTCCCTGCCTCGTCGCAACCCCTCGCTGCTCAACCACGGCTTCCCTCTCAGTGTCAGCGCCCTGGTGTCTTTCAGAAGAGCGCCTTTCAGGGGCTTGTTTCCCGGGACTAAG AAGAATCAAAAGTCTTCCGATGACCAGCTCAGCCGCCAGGATGAAGTCCTCcccacctcctctccctctcttgtgCGCAAGAAAGCCATCCGCAACAAAGTACTGCGCTCTGGAGCTTACCGCTCCTTCACTTTCACACCGCTCAAACAGCGAAGCGTTCAGGAGCGACTGAGCGCGTCACAAG GAAAAGAAGACAAGACTCAGAAAAAGAGATCCCGGTCTCTGAGCTTGGCCGAAACTGAAGAAGCACTGACTCAGGCAGTGTGGTGTTGGGATGGTATCGCAAC TGACAGCAGCTATGCCCTGCTTGCGGAAGATGTTCTGGGATCATATCTCCTATGCCCACATCCTAAGAAACCCAAATGTGGCTCTCTTATCATTCGATTGCCCTCCGGCCTGATCACCTACCTCATAGGAAACACTCGCAAAGGGAAGTTCCTGCTGGAG aaatgtaaGACTGAATTCAGTTCGATAGCAGAAATGATCGAACACTACACAGAGTATCAGGGCGAGCTGCAGTGTCTGCTGAGCTGCGCCCGGGTTAACCACTGCTATGAGTGGGAGGAAAATACCAACAAACAGCAGGCCGTGAAGCCGTACAAGAGCCTGCACAAAGCCAAAGGCAAAAGTACCCACAGGAAGGAATGGGTTTAG